The following are encoded together in the Choloepus didactylus isolate mChoDid1 chromosome 7, mChoDid1.pri, whole genome shotgun sequence genome:
- the H1-5 gene encoding histone H1.5, translating into MSETAPVETAASAPVEKSPAKKKAAKKATGGGAAKRKSTGPPVSELITKAVAASKERNGLSLAALKKALAAGGYDVEKNNSRIKLGLKSLVSKGTLVQTKGTGASGSFKLNKKAASGETKPKAKKAGAAKAKKPAGATPKKPKKAAGAKKAVKKTPKKAKKPAASGVKKVAKSPKKTKAAAKPKKAAKSPAKPKAVKPKAAKPKSAKPKAAKPKAAKAKKAAPKKK; encoded by the coding sequence ATGTCGGAAACGGCTCCTGTTGAGACAGCTGCCTCTGCGCCAGTGGAGAAGTCCCCTGCGAAGAAGAAGGCAGCAAAGAAGGCGACAGGGGGTGGCGCGGCGAAACGTAAGTCGACTGGTCCTCCGGTCTCTGAGCTGATCACGAAGGCTGTGGCCGCTTCCAAGGAGCGCAATGGGCTCTCCTTAGCCGCGCTCAAGAAGGCCTTAGCGGCTGGCGGCTACGACGTGGAGAAGAATAACAGCCGCATTAAGTTAGGTCTCAAGAGCCTGGTGAGCAAGGGTACCCTTGTGCAGACCAAGGGCACTGGCGCTTCTGGCTCCTTCAAGCTCAACAAGAAGGCGGCCTCTGGGGAAACGAAGCCGAAGGCCAAGAAGGCTGGCGCGGCCAAGGCTAAGAAGCCTGCGGGGGCCACACCTAAGAAACCCAAGAAGGCTGCGGGCGCAAAGAAGGCAGTGAAGAAAACACCGAAGAAGGCTAAGAAGCCCGCGGCGTCTGGCGTCAAGAAAGTAGCCAAAAGTCCTAAAAAGACCAAAGCTGCTGCCAAGCCGAAAAAGGCGGCCAAGAGCCCAGCCAAACCCAAGGCCGTGAAACCGAAAGCTGCCAAACCTAAGTCCGCTAAGCCCAAGGCAGCAAAGCCTAAAGCTGCAAAGGCTAAGAAGGCGGCTCCCAAAAAGAAGTAG